A portion of the Oceanidesulfovibrio indonesiensis genome contains these proteins:
- the prfA gene encoding peptide chain release factor 1 yields the protein MFAKLEGIEAKFEALETELSNPDIYSDQEKFRRVSKAHSELKEVVDVYREYQRLTQELADNKELAKDSDPEIRAMAEEELRLIEERLPELEERLKVLLLPKDPLDEKNTILEIRAGTGGEEAALFAANLFRMYMRFAETMNWRVEIMHSHETDSGGYKEVAALIQGDSVYSWLKYEAGTHRVQRVPATESQGRIHTSAVTVAVLPEAEEVDVDIKPDEIRVDVFRASGPGGQSVNTTDSAVRVTHIPTGIVVSCQDEKSQIKNRVKAMKVLRSRILQMEEDKRQEEEAANRREQVGTGDRSGRIRTYNYPQGRVTDHRINLTLYKLEAFMEGDLEEMIRALASHYQAESLRAQADAA from the coding sequence CAGACGCGTTTCCAAGGCTCACTCCGAGCTCAAGGAAGTCGTGGACGTCTACCGCGAGTACCAGCGCCTGACGCAGGAACTGGCGGACAACAAGGAACTCGCCAAGGATTCCGATCCCGAGATCCGCGCCATGGCCGAAGAAGAATTGCGGTTGATCGAAGAGCGCCTGCCCGAACTCGAAGAGCGCCTCAAGGTTCTGCTGTTGCCCAAGGATCCGCTGGACGAGAAGAACACCATCCTGGAGATACGTGCAGGCACCGGCGGCGAGGAAGCCGCGCTGTTTGCCGCGAATCTCTTCCGCATGTACATGCGTTTTGCCGAGACCATGAACTGGCGCGTGGAAATCATGCATTCCCACGAGACCGATTCCGGCGGGTACAAGGAGGTGGCGGCGCTCATCCAGGGTGACAGCGTCTACAGCTGGCTCAAGTACGAGGCGGGCACCCACCGTGTTCAGCGCGTGCCGGCCACGGAGTCCCAGGGCCGCATCCACACTTCGGCTGTCACCGTGGCGGTGCTGCCCGAGGCCGAGGAGGTGGACGTGGATATCAAGCCGGACGAGATCCGCGTGGACGTGTTCCGTGCTTCAGGCCCCGGCGGCCAGAGCGTTAACACCACGGACTCAGCCGTGCGCGTCACGCACATCCCCACGGGCATCGTGGTCAGCTGCCAGGACGAAAAATCGCAGATCAAGAACCGCGTCAAGGCCATGAAGGTCCTGCGCTCCCGAATCCTGCAGATGGAGGAGGACAAGCGCCAGGAAGAAGAGGCCGCCAACCGGCGCGAGCAGGTGGGCACGGGCGACCGCTCCGGTCGTATTCGCACCTACAACTATCCGCAGGGCCGCGTCACCGACCACCGCATCAACTTGACGCTCTACAAGCTCGAGGCCTTCATGGAAGGCGATCTCGAGGAAATGATCCGCGCTTTGGCTTCGCATTACCAGGCCGAATCCCTGCGCGCTCAGGCCGACGCCGCCTGA